The Pieris rapae chromosome 16, ilPieRapa1.1, whole genome shotgun sequence genome includes a region encoding these proteins:
- the LOC111003171 gene encoding solute carrier family 46 member 3 — protein sequence MSENTKEENGDKHEEFKETDPLKDDVEDSTREKQRSFSENIVHAFKNITVEPSMFLFIIPMIFSILTSQNLNLEKACRVNLNFTDEICDSLKLQTVGVQNEYEKEVQKLVARAMSWRTSITATIPCVLALFVGSWSDKTGYRKIFLIIPILGQLFVCANGIFHTFYFKEIGLEALVFSEAILDGLLGSWCVSLLTMFSFISAITNEKNRTFRMGLINFSLTVGFPIGMGLSGLLLKKLGYYGCYVLAFGLHFVNLLYNTFILKDPERTVEQKKNDNQGVRHLVRIFFDLGNLRDTIKVVFKNGPNHRRFRVCALLVVVAILFGPMHGELSIMYISTRYRFNWTEVMFSIFQAYNFVAHTIGTIFSIVVFSKYLQWHDSILGIISTLSKIASSFVYCFATNEKIFFIGPLVDILNGTALLALRSTVSKTVSADEFGKVNSIFALTENLMPLIYVPLYTKVYTVTMEVLPGAVFLMGSAMTLPAVCVFIWLLWEHRRNLRISKKKPVSTVDVK from the exons ATGAGTGAAAACACAAAGGAAGAAAACGGTGATAAACATGAAGAATTTAAAGAAACTGATCCACTTAAAGACGATGTAGAAGATTCAACACGAGAAAAGCAACGAAGTTTTAGCGAAAACATTGTGCATGCATTCAAAAACATAACAGTCGAGCCATCCATGTTCCTCTTCATAATACCAATGATCTTTTCAATATTAACATCGCAAAATCTAAACCTAGAAAAGGCATGCagagttaatttaaatttcacagATGAAATATGTGACTCGCTCAAACTACAGACAGTTGGTGTACAAAACGAATATGAAAAAGAAGTACAAAAACTGGTCGCAAGAGCAATGTCTTGGAGGACATCAATCACTGCAACAATTCCGTGTGTTTTAGCGCTATTTGTGGGTTCGTGGTCAGATAAAACTGGGTatcggaaaatatttttaattatacccATCTTGGGCCAATTGTTCGTGTGTGCTAATGgcatatttcatacattttactttaaagAAATTGGTTTAGAAGCTTTGGTATTCAGTGAAGCTATACTTGATGGATTGTTAGGTTCTTGGTGTGTATCTCTGTTAACtatgttttcatttatcaGTGCTATTACAAATGAAAAGAATAGGACATTTCGTATGGGACTCATAAATTTTAGCTTAACCGTCGGCTTTCCCATTGGCATGGGTCTCAGTGGGTTGTTGTTAAAAAAGCTCGGGTATTACGGATGCTACGTTTTAGCTTTTGGACTACATTTTGTTAACCTgttatacaatacatttatattgaagGATCCAGAAAGGACTGTTGAACAGAAAAAG aatGATAATCAAGGCGTGCGCCATTTAGTTCGCATTTTCTTTGATTTGGGTAACTTGAGAGACACAATAAAAGTTGTGTTTAAAAATGGACCAAACCATAGACGTTTCCGTGTTTGCGCATTATTAGTCGTCGTAGCTATATTATTTGGACCCATGCatg gtGAACTTTCAATAATGTACATATCAACAAGGTACAGATTCAATTGGACTGAGGTAATGTTCAGCATATTCCAAGCATACAACTTTGTCGCCCACACAATag GAACGATATTCTCCATCGTTGTATTCAGTAAATATTTGCAGTGGCACGATTCTATATTAGGAATTATTTCAACTCTCAGTAAAATTGCTTCATCATTTGTCTATTGTTTCGCTACgaacgaaaaaatattctttattg gtCCTTTAGTAGACATTCTGAACGGGACAGCTTTATTAGCATTACGATCAACTGTGTCCAAAACAGTATCAGCCGATGAATTTG gCAAAGTAAACTCAATATTTGCGTTAACGGAAAACCTCATGCCTTTAATCTACGTGCCCTTGTATACTAAAGTGTACACAGTGACTATGGAGGTTCTACCAGGCGCTGTCTTTCTTATGGGGTCAGCAATGACCCTGCCCGCGGTTTGTGTGTTCat ATGGTTGTTATGGGAGCATAGGAGAAATTTAAGGATATCCAAGAAGAAACCAGTGAGCACTGTGGAcgttaagtaa